From Oryza sativa Japonica Group chromosome 4, ASM3414082v1, one genomic window encodes:
- the LOC4336358 gene encoding general transcription factor IIH subunit 2 — MYGVGGGGGGFNAPYTASARRRNHEDDDDEEEEESGEGRVLEAWERAYADDRSWEALQEDESGLLRPIDTKTLVHAQYRRRLLLRSAASAAARIQKGLIRYLYIVIDLSRAASEMDYRPSRMAVVAKYAEVFIREFFDQNPLSHVGIVTMKDGISHRLTEIGGSPESQIKALMGKLECSGEPSLQNALELVHGYLDQVPSYGHKEVLFLYSALNTCDPGDIMETIAKCKKSKIRCSVIGLAAEIFICKYLCEETGGSYTVALDESHFKELLLEHAPPPPAIAEYAAANLIKMGFPQRGAEDLISICSCHKKIKSGAEGYICPRCKVNVCELPTECRTCGLTLVSSPHLARSYHHLFPVQPFDEVSSVHPNRLGQKGGQKCYGCQQSFINPDSQSSLHVRCPKCNQHFCLDCDIYIHESLHNCPGCESQRSSS; from the exons atgtacggcgtcggcggcggcggcggcggcttcaacGCGCCCTACACGGCATCGGCCCGGCGGCGCAAccacgaggacgacgacgacgaggaggaggaggagtccgGCGAGGGGCGCGTCCTCGAGGCCTGGGAGCGCGCGTACGCGGACGACCGGTCATGGGAGGCGCTGCAGGAGGACGAGTCGGGCCTCCTCCGCCCGATCGACACCAAGACCCTCGTCCACGCGCAgtaccgccgccgccttctcctccgctctgccgcctccgccgccgcccgcatccAGAAGGGCCTCATCCGCTACCTCTACATCGTCATCGATCTCTCCCGG GCAGCTTCAGAGATGGATTATCGACCTAGTCGAATGGCTGTTGTTGCAAAATATGCTGAGGTATTCATAAGGGAATTTTTTGACCAGAATCCCTTGAGTCATGTGGGGATAGTGACAATGAAAGATGGGATTTCCCATCGACTTACAGAGATTGGAGGTAGTCCTGAATCACAGATTAAAGCATTGATGGGGAAGCTTGAGTGTTCTGGTGAACCATCTCTGCAGAATGCTCTAGAGCTTGTCCATGGTTATTTAGACCAGGTTCCTTCATATGGTCACAAGGAAGTATTATTTTTGTACTCGGCCCTGAATACCTGTGATCCTGGAGATATCATGGAGACAATAGCAAAATGCAAGAAATCCAAAATACGATGTTCGGTTATTGGGCTTGCTGCAGAGATTTTTATCTGCAAATATCTGTGTGAAGAGACTGGCGGATCCTACACAGTTGCACTGGATGAG TCCCATTTCAAGGAATTGCTTCTGGAACATGCTCCTCCACCACCTGCAATTGCTGAGTATGCTGCAGCTAATTTGATTAAGATGGGTTTTCCGCAGAGAGGAGCAGAGGATCTTATCTCCATCTGCTCTTGTCACAAGAAAATAAAGTCGGGGGCTGAAGGTTACATATGTCCTAGATGCAAAGTCAATGTATGTGAGCTTCCAACAGAATGTCGAACTTGCGGGCTGACACTAGTTAGCTCTCCACATCTGGCAAGGTCCTATCATCATCTCTTCCCTGTACAACCATTTGATGAGGTGTCCTCCGTGCACCCAAATAGACTAGGTCAAAAGGGAGGACAAAAGTGTTACGGCTGCCAGCAAAGCTTTATTAACCCTG ATAGTCAATCTAGCCTCCATGTTCGCTGTCCAAAATGCAACCAACACTTCTGCCTTGATTGCGATATTTACATCCATGAGAGCTTGCACAATTGCCCAGGTTGCGAGAGTCAGCGTAGTTCTTCATAG
- the LOC4336357 gene encoding E3 ubiquitin-protein ligase WAV3, which produces MEDAWRKAKRALGLGLCVHVPEAEEGEREDCSSERRRRLPAAASGARCRGEAAVTVGPESVPAPSDVPVPLPLPGVVRRSKSGSSRSSSKRKCAICFDSMRHGNGQALFTAECSHMFHFHCISSNVKHGNYFCPICRAKWKEIPFNRSLSSNIPHGRIGVSRARLTQQDANMALLHQVPNHHQRVRRPHTSEPADFNDDEPLQQPEVFDNLNVRSTKTAEINTYPEFSTIPQSSSKDDFAILIHLKAPSANPDQGTGKLANESSAGSSRNRAPVDLVTVLDVSGSMAGTKLALLKRAMGFVVQHLGPSDRLSVIAFSSSARRLFHLQRISHHGRQQALQAINSLGASGGTNIADALKKAMKVIEDRSYKNSVCSIILLSDGQDTYNISSSVQGASPDYKSLVPSSIINDARHTVPLHAFGFGADHDSDSLHSIAQASGGTFSFIEDEGVMQDAFAQCIGGLLSIVIQEMRVSMECVHPGVQLSSIKSGSYPSKVARDGRNGSVDIGHLYADEERDILLSVNIPQSRHQTSALKVSCAYRDPVTGETIKIQGDEVKINRPTTSNISEHVSIEVDRERNRIQAAESIECARAAAEKGALSEAVAILEDCRRTLSQSFASRSGDRLSLSLDAELREMQERMANRQLYESSGRAYMLSGLSSHSWQRATARGDSTDSSTVIYSYQTPSMVEMLQHSQNHLPSPQGRQRPRPR; this is translated from the exons atggaggACGCGTGGAGGAAGGCGAAGAGGGCGCTGGGGCTCGGCCTGTGCGTGCACGTgcccgaggcggaggagggggagagggaggactGCTCgagcgagcggcggaggcggctgccggcggcggcgagcggcgcgcggtgCCGGGGCGAGGCCGCGGTGACGGTGGGGCCGGAGTCGGTGCCGGCGCCGTCGGACGTTCCggtgccgctgccgctccccggcGTGGTGCGGAGGTCCAAGTCGGGGAGCAGCCGATCCTCCTCTAAG AGGAAATGTGCAATATGCTTTGACTCCATGCGGCATGGGAATGGTCAAGCCCTATTCACAGCTGAATGTTCTCATATGTTCCATTTTCACTGCATCTCATCTAATGTGAAACATGGGAATTATTTCTGCCCAATTTGTCGGGCAAAGTGGAAAGAGATACCCTTCAATCGATCGCTATCTTCTAACATTCCGCATGGAAGAATTGGAGTTAGCCGAGCTCGATTGACCCAACAAGATGCCAATATGGCTCTTCTCCACCAAGTTCCAAACCATCATCAGCGAGTTCGTCGCCCACATACTTCTGAGCCAGCAGACTTCAATGATGATGAACCTTTGCAGCAGCCAGAAGTTTTTGACAATCTTAATGTTCGATCTACTAAGACTGCAGAGATAAACACATATCCAGAATTCTCAACCATACCGCAGTCCTCATCTAAAGATGATTTTGCTATTCTGATCCATCTGAAGGCTCCTAGTGCTAACCCAGACCAGGGCACAGGTAAATTGGCGAATGAAAGCTCAGCTGGATCTTCAAGAAACCGTGCTCCGGTTGATCTCGTTACTGTGCTTGATGTTAGTGGCAGCATGGCAGGCACCAAACTAGCGCTCCTAAAGCGAGCAATGGGTTTTGTTGTTCAGCACCTTGGACCAAGCGATCGTCTTTCTGTTATTGCTTTCTCATCTAGTGCCAGAAGACTGTTCCACCTTCAGCGAATATCACATCATGGCAGGCAGCAGGCATTGCAGGCAATTAACTCACTTGGTGCTAGCGGCGGTACAAACATTGCTGATGCACTGAAGAAAGCTATGAAGGTGATTGAAGACCGCAGTTACAAGAATTCAGTGTGCAGCATCATTCTTCTGTCGGACGGCCAAGATACATACAACATTTCCTCAAGTGTTCAGGGGGCTTCACCAGATTACAAGTCACTTGTCCCATCTTCCATTATAAATGATGCTCGCCATACGGTGCCTCTTCATGCCTTCGGATTTGGAGCAGACCATGACTCGGATTCCTTGCACTCAATTGCTCAAGCTTCTGGTGGCACCTTTTCCTTTATCGAGGATGAAGGTGTAATGCAAGATGCATTTGCTCAATGCATTGGTGGGCTTCTTAGCATTGTCATCCAAGAGATGCGAGTTAGCATGGAATGTGTTCATCCTGGTGTTCAACTTTCTTCCATCAAATCTGGTAGCTACCCAAGTAAGGTGGCAAGAGATGGACGAAACGGTTCCGTCGACATTGGTCACCTGTATGCTGATGAGGAGAGAGACATCTTACTGTCCGTGAACATCCCACAATCTCGTCATCAGACCTCAGCACTGAAGGTTTCTTGTGCCTACAGAGATCCGGTGACAGGTGAGACAATCAAGATTCAAGGTGACGAGGTGAAGATCAACCGGCCGACAACATCCAACATATCTGAGCATGTGTCCATTGAGGTTGACCGCGAGAGGAACCGCATACAAGCTGCTGAATCCATAGAGTGTGCAAGGGCTGCTGCCGAGAAGGGTGCTCTCTCTGAGGCCGTGGCCATTCTTGAGGATTGCCGGAGGACACTGTCACAGTCATTCGCAAGCCGGAGCGGTGACCGTCTGTCGCTGTCCCTCGACGCGGAGCTGCGAGAGATGCAGGAGAGGATGGCAAATCGCCAGCTCTACGAGTCTTCAGGGAGGGCTTACATGCTGTCCGGGCTGAGCTCACACTCGTGGCAGAGGGCAACAGCACGAGGTGACTCGACGGACAGCAGCACCGTCATCTACTCCTACCAGACGCCATCCATGGTTGAGATGCTACAGCACTCCCAGAACCATCTCCCTTCGCCTCAGGGCCGGCAAAGGCCACGGCCCCGGTGA